One genomic region from Candidatus Neomarinimicrobiota bacterium encodes:
- a CDS encoding sigma-54-dependent Fis family transcriptional regulator produces MGHRIDSKIRIVILEDEEFDVKRIENTLKTMSREYVIDGVFGDGEDFLEYLNKNKLKDDVVIMDYQLSGSLHGEELIKKIKQIDPFIQIIVITKMTINVNDVYFANELMRSGACWYGTKYPVDMDNYIYQPTDFILAVINAYERKQLELSKHRSDVKVEKNIENILMQNKIVGISKEIEDIKMLIDKYSKADANVLITGESGVGKELVALHLHYKSHRRFENYITVNCAAIPNELIESELFGYTKGAFTGASELKVGLFEKANGGTIFLDEIGEMSIQAQAKLLRIIETGELQKIGSERKHRVDVRIISATNKDITRILEEKKIREDLFYRLNVLNINIKPLRERREDIEVLIENFCDIFSREYNIEKPTFDKEAIKFLLQYDWPGNVRQLKNFIQRLVLNGVARVSREIAMAFLDIKADVGKSLINFSLINNELPTLKEFDIRVKSEFIRYVRDRSLSDAEAARKLGLAPPNFHRLCKELGIK; encoded by the coding sequence ATGGGGCATAGAATTGATAGTAAAATTAGGATAGTTATTCTTGAGGATGAAGAATTTGATGTTAAGCGAATTGAAAATACACTGAAGACAATGTCACGCGAATATGTAATTGATGGTGTATTTGGAGATGGAGAAGACTTTTTAGAATATTTGAATAAGAACAAATTAAAAGATGATGTAGTAATAATGGATTATCAGCTTTCAGGAAGTCTGCACGGTGAGGAATTGATAAAAAAGATAAAGCAGATCGATCCTTTTATACAGATAATTGTGATAACAAAGATGACTATTAATGTTAATGATGTATATTTTGCAAATGAATTGATGAGAAGTGGTGCATGCTGGTATGGGACGAAGTACCCTGTAGATATGGACAATTATATTTACCAACCTACAGATTTTATCCTGGCCGTTATTAATGCCTACGAGCGAAAGCAATTAGAACTAAGTAAACATAGATCGGATGTAAAAGTAGAGAAAAATATTGAGAATATATTGATGCAAAATAAGATAGTAGGTATATCGAAAGAAATAGAAGATATCAAAATGCTGATAGATAAATATTCTAAAGCTGACGCGAATGTGTTAATTACCGGTGAATCTGGTGTAGGGAAAGAACTCGTTGCTTTACATCTTCACTATAAAAGCCATAGGAGATTTGAAAATTATATTACAGTTAATTGCGCTGCGATTCCGAATGAATTAATTGAAAGTGAATTATTTGGCTATACAAAGGGGGCTTTTACTGGAGCAAGTGAGTTAAAGGTAGGTTTGTTTGAAAAGGCTAATGGAGGAACAATTTTTCTTGATGAGATTGGTGAAATGTCAATTCAAGCTCAGGCAAAGCTTTTGAGGATAATAGAAACGGGTGAACTACAAAAGATCGGAAGTGAAAGAAAACATAGAGTTGATGTCCGAATTATATCTGCCACAAATAAAGATATTACAAGGATTTTAGAAGAGAAAAAAATAAGAGAGGATTTATTTTATAGGTTGAATGTTCTCAATATTAATATAAAACCATTGAGAGAAAGAAGAGAAGATATTGAGGTATTAATCGAAAATTTTTGTGACATTTTCTCGCGGGAGTATAATATAGAAAAGCCGACATTTGATAAAGAAGCTATAAAGTTTTTATTACAGTATGATTGGCCAGGGAATGTAAGGCAGTTAAAAAATTTCATTCAAAGGCTTGTATTGAATGGAGTAGCTAGAGTTAGCAGGGAAATTGCGATGGCATTTTTGGATATTAAGGCTGATGTAGGGAAAAGTTTGATTAACTTTTCTTTAATTAATAACGAATTACCAACTTTAAAAGAGTTTGATATCAGGGTAAAATCAGAGTTTATAAGATATGTTAGAGATAGAAGTTTATCTGACGCAGAGGCAGCAAGGAAACTTGGACTAGCTCCTCCCAATTTCCATCGATTATGTAAAGAGTTAGGTATAAAATAG
- a CDS encoding ATP-binding protein yields the protein MKVKNFKWRHFEGRHFVILFLAIVGFQVILTVIHNTSTRSLLLKTMEIYRKDFVERVADLTTTSLELLLEQAYSNMPNTEEEERRIIQKFNIILSQQLLQRNVKEMCLVLERNNRLYFLNDGRSLYRFFFKSDSTVQSEEEVILPALRMYYEIRDELKNNEVIISYLDEKNGVKAGVPLVPWGEFYGMVYMRVVPDLRNIEKLISSSYNETGAIFTAIILFGLLGMFFVSSYTFKERDIALSQLYEERANKLKAEIEHRKEQLFTKRIYHAHHKAEKIMGFINEDLNIINKNNIEEVKNRVLKYTKFISRVIYNMKTFEPPIHIIRGSMFHTDVNEVIKFLVKNVFLRTHKMSSRYDFKMELDKEFPILNINEFVIWEILEPLIQNKIDHNGGKNVVIRIKTTIYKEKNIGEIIIEDNGANFPSELVLKDEDGIQLIFKENVTTKKNVGHSGYGCYIAYENCKKCGWDIVAENKDRWARYRIIIPITGGGAYYGA from the coding sequence ATGAAGGTAAAAAATTTTAAATGGCGTCATTTTGAGGGTAGACACTTTGTTATATTATTTTTGGCTATAGTTGGTTTTCAAGTTATATTAACTGTGATACATAATACTTCAACTAGATCTTTATTGTTAAAAACAATGGAGATTTATCGAAAAGATTTTGTTGAAAGGGTGGCAGACCTTACAACAACATCTTTAGAGCTTTTACTAGAACAGGCGTATAGTAATATGCCAAATACGGAGGAAGAGGAAAGGAGAATAATACAAAAGTTTAATATAATTCTCAGCCAGCAACTTCTCCAAAGAAATGTAAAAGAAATGTGTTTGGTTCTAGAAAGAAACAATCGATTATATTTTTTAAATGATGGACGCAGTTTATATCGTTTCTTTTTCAAAAGTGATAGTACTGTACAAAGCGAGGAGGAAGTTATACTTCCTGCATTAAGAATGTATTATGAAATTAGAGATGAGCTAAAGAATAATGAGGTTATAATTAGCTATCTTGATGAAAAAAATGGAGTTAAAGCGGGCGTACCACTGGTGCCATGGGGTGAATTTTATGGTATGGTATATATGAGAGTTGTTCCTGATTTAAGAAATATTGAGAAATTAATCTCCTCATCTTACAATGAGACTGGGGCTATATTTACTGCCATAATACTTTTTGGTCTTCTGGGTATGTTTTTTGTTTCAAGTTATACTTTTAAAGAAAGGGATATAGCGCTTTCGCAACTTTATGAGGAAAGAGCAAATAAGCTAAAAGCAGAAATAGAACACAGGAAGGAACAGCTTTTTACTAAAAGAATATATCATGCCCACCACAAGGCAGAAAAGATAATGGGATTTATAAATGAAGATTTGAATATAATTAATAAGAATAATATTGAGGAGGTAAAAAATAGAGTTTTAAAATATACAAAGTTTATATCGAGGGTGATATATAATATGAAAACATTTGAACCACCAATACATATTATTAGAGGTTCTATGTTCCATACTGATGTTAATGAAGTAATAAAATTTTTAGTAAAAAATGTTTTTTTAAGAACACATAAAATGTCGAGCCGGTATGATTTTAAAATGGAGCTGGATAAAGAATTTCCAATATTAAATATTAATGAGTTTGTTATCTGGGAAATTCTTGAGCCATTAATTCAGAATAAAATAGATCATAATGGAGGTAAGAATGTAGTTATCAGGATTAAGACCACCATTTATAAAGAGAAAAATATTGGTGAGATTATTATTGAGGATAATGGAGCAAATTTTCCATCTGAGCTCGTGTTAAAAGATGAAGATGGTATCCAGCTTATTTTTAAAGAAAATGTCACTACGAAAAAGAATGTTGGGCATTCGGGCTATGGGTGTTATATAGCTTATGAAAACTGCAAGAAGTGTGGATGGGATATTGTTGCTGAAAATAAAGATAGGTGGGCAAGATATAGAATTATAATACCTATTACAGGAGGAGGTGCTTATTATGGGGCATAG
- a CDS encoding extracellular solute-binding protein, with protein MSEDRSSSITYKYGFYIMIIIIAILISFVVYLLPISLPIFKRESVRIYYADNISEAHREAILKFNQKYKGKIEVIPVDLPFTKFSTNDRKEIIARALRTKSSVIDIFAVDQVWVERFSRWAEPLSIHFSRQELDRFIKPALNTCYNNRVLVSIPIYFDIGLLYYRKDLVKRFKDLISYDDNNKPFITWEILYEIKKRYYKDKPVYVFQGDNYEGLVCNFVEFFGGLGGNYQALQDFNFVDTTIIRTINFMKKLIDNGIAPIEVTEFNEIESWKYALLNDIPFFRGWPSFNDMYLVEGVETKKIENLDRTYVAFKKGNEPRPVIGGWNLMISKYSPHKYEAVTFIKYMVSEDSQWILRSKGGFLPVIKKLYLDEKYTSIDQELRFYYKYFNYSISRPSHINYTKISDVISSNINMLLRGELDVSEVPFIINKGIGNLLLSINH; from the coding sequence ATGAGTGAAGATAGAAGCTCTTCCATTACCTACAAGTATGGATTTTATATAATGATAATAATAATTGCGATATTGATCTCTTTTGTTGTCTATTTATTGCCTATTTCCTTGCCAATATTTAAAAGAGAGAGTGTTAGAATCTACTACGCCGATAATATTTCCGAAGCACATAGAGAAGCAATATTGAAATTTAATCAGAAGTATAAAGGGAAAATAGAGGTTATTCCTGTTGATCTTCCTTTTACTAAATTTAGCACAAATGACAGAAAAGAGATAATTGCAAGAGCCCTTAGAACAAAAAGTAGTGTTATAGATATTTTTGCCGTAGATCAGGTATGGGTCGAAAGATTTTCACGCTGGGCTGAACCTCTATCTATACATTTCAGCCGACAGGAGCTGGATAGGTTTATTAAACCAGCTTTAAATACGTGTTATAATAACAGGGTACTTGTCAGTATTCCTATCTATTTCGATATAGGGTTATTGTATTACAGAAAAGATTTGGTAAAAAGGTTTAAAGATTTAATTAGCTATGATGATAACAATAAGCCATTTATTACATGGGAGATCCTTTATGAAATTAAGAAAAGATATTATAAAGACAAGCCGGTTTATGTATTTCAGGGTGATAATTATGAAGGATTAGTATGTAATTTTGTAGAATTTTTTGGTGGTTTAGGAGGCAACTATCAGGCTCTGCAAGACTTTAATTTTGTGGATACGACTATTATAAGAACCATTAACTTCATGAAAAAGTTGATTGATAATGGGATTGCTCCAATAGAGGTTACGGAGTTTAATGAGATTGAAAGCTGGAAGTATGCTCTATTAAATGATATTCCATTTTTTAGGGGATGGCCAAGTTTTAACGATATGTATTTAGTTGAGGGTGTTGAAACTAAAAAAATTGAGAATTTAGACAGAACGTATGTTGCTTTTAAAAAGGGGAATGAACCTCGCCCGGTTATCGGAGGCTGGAATTTGATGATTTCCAAATATTCCCCTCATAAATATGAAGCTGTTACTTTCATAAAATATATGGTCTCTGAGGATTCCCAATGGATATTAAGGTCAAAAGGGGGGTTCTTGCCTGTTATTAAAAAGCTTTATCTTGACGAAAAGTATACCAGTATCGATCAAGAATTGAGATTCTATTATAAATATTTTAATTATAGTATTTCTCGTCCTTCTCATATCAATTATACTAAAATATCAGATGTAATTTCTTCCAATATCAATATGCTATTAAGAGGTGAGTTAGATGTTTCTGAAGTTCCATTTATAATAAATAAAGGAATTGGAAATCTATTACTTTCTATTAATCATTGA
- a CDS encoding glycoside hydrolase family 3 C-terminal domain-containing protein yields MKVRIFLLLSLIILTVLNCNNNSNTLLDSKNEEKIESLISQMTLEEKIGQMSQVDIRFIKKPEDIYIYGFGSILSGGGAHPPQNTSEAWAELYDSLQTLALKSRLKIPIIYGIDAVHGHNNVMGSVIFPHNIGLGATRDPDLVKKAARITAIEVSATGIDWTFAPCVAVTRDERWGRTYESFGEVPDLVSIMSRAAVEGYQGDNLSNITTVVACAKHFIGDGGTTNGVDRGNTEIDEKTLREIHLPPYKAAVDEGVATIMVSYSSWNGTKCHASKYLITDLLKEEIGFKGIVVSDYAAIDQIPGDYRNDIKTAINAGIDMVMIPDKYEEFISLLTDLVKKGEVPEERINDAVRRILRVKFALGLFNDPFSHRELLSKIGSDEHRQIARECVRKSIVLLKNENKILPLSKYLKRIHISGKNANDIGNQCGGWTISWQGSSGDITKGTTIYEAIKKSVSDQTKITFSIDGLNAEGADVAIAVLGETPYAEMQGDRQDLHLDSKDLQTLENLKNSGVPIIVILVTGRPLIITEQLKYIDALLVAWLPGTEGEGVTDILFGDYSPTGKLPISWPASMDQIPINIGDKNYNPLFKYGFGLSY; encoded by the coding sequence ATGAAAGTCAGAATTTTTTTATTATTGTCACTAATTATACTTACTGTCCTTAATTGTAACAACAATTCAAATACCTTGCTTGATTCAAAAAATGAAGAAAAAATTGAATCACTAATAAGCCAGATGACATTAGAAGAAAAAATAGGGCAAATGTCTCAAGTTGATATAAGATTTATAAAAAAACCAGAAGATATTTATATATATGGATTCGGCTCCATCCTGAGTGGTGGCGGTGCACATCCACCACAGAACACTTCAGAAGCATGGGCCGAATTATATGACAGCCTACAAACATTAGCTCTTAAGAGCAGACTAAAAATTCCTATAATCTATGGAATAGATGCAGTACACGGGCATAATAATGTCATGGGTAGTGTTATATTTCCTCATAATATAGGTCTCGGAGCTACTCGTGATCCAGATTTGGTAAAAAAGGCTGCAAGAATAACCGCAATAGAAGTGTCAGCAACAGGGATAGACTGGACATTTGCACCATGCGTTGCTGTAACCCGAGATGAAAGATGGGGAAGGACCTATGAAAGCTTCGGTGAAGTACCGGATTTAGTTTCAATAATGAGTAGAGCCGCAGTAGAGGGATATCAGGGAGATAATCTGTCGAATATTACAACTGTAGTTGCCTGTGCAAAACATTTCATAGGTGATGGTGGAACAACAAATGGCGTTGATAGAGGTAATACTGAGATTGACGAGAAAACTTTAAGAGAAATACATCTGCCACCGTATAAAGCAGCAGTAGATGAGGGCGTAGCAACTATTATGGTATCCTATTCCAGCTGGAATGGAACAAAATGCCATGCAAGTAAATATCTTATAACTGACTTATTAAAAGAAGAAATTGGATTTAAAGGAATAGTAGTGTCAGATTACGCTGCTATTGACCAGATACCTGGAGATTATAGAAATGATATAAAGACGGCAATAAATGCCGGGATTGATATGGTAATGATTCCTGACAAATATGAGGAATTTATTTCATTACTTACTGACCTTGTTAAAAAAGGGGAGGTACCTGAAGAAAGAATTAACGATGCAGTAAGAAGAATTCTAAGGGTAAAGTTCGCTCTTGGTCTCTTTAATGACCCATTTTCCCATAGAGAATTGCTTTCAAAAATAGGCTCTGACGAGCATCGACAAATAGCGAGAGAATGCGTAAGGAAATCCATTGTTTTACTTAAAAATGAAAATAAAATTTTGCCATTATCAAAATACTTAAAAAGAATACATATATCAGGTAAAAACGCTAATGATATAGGAAACCAATGTGGGGGATGGACTATTTCCTGGCAGGGTTCCAGTGGAGATATTACTAAAGGGACAACAATTTATGAAGCAATAAAAAAATCCGTTTCAGATCAAACCAAGATAACTTTTTCCATAGATGGATTGAATGCAGAAGGAGCAGACGTTGCAATAGCTGTACTTGGTGAAACACCTTACGCAGAGATGCAAGGTGACAGACAGGATCTTCATCTTGATTCAAAAGACTTACAGACTCTGGAAAATCTTAAAAACTCAGGTGTACCAATTATCGTAATATTGGTAACTGGAAGACCACTCATTATAACAGAACAGCTAAAATATATCGATGCTTTGCTCGTCGCTTGGTTACCAGGTACTGAGGGTGAGGGTGTAACAGATATTCTTTTTGGTGATTATTCTCCAACAGGTAAACTGCCAATTAGTTGGCCAGCAAGTATGGACCAAATTCCAATCAATATCGGTGATAAAAATTACAATCCCTTATTTAAGTATGGATTTGGTCTATCATATTAA
- a CDS encoding class II fructose-1,6-bisphosphate aldolase — protein MVHYSDLGFVNTREMFRKAMEGGYAIPAYNFNNMEQLQAVITGCAESKSPVILQVSKGARNYANPTLLRYMAEGAIRMLRDDLGSNVPVALHLDHGDSFELCKSVIEMGFSSVMIDGSHLPYEENIKITKQVVDFAHQYDVTVEGELGVLAGIEEHVSAEKSHYTNPDDVEDFVSRTGVDSLAISIGTSHGAYKFKVKPGETPPPLRFDILEEIEKRIPGFPIVLHGASSVPQEFVELCNKYGGKLEGAVGVPEDQLRRAAKSAVCKINIDTDGRLVVTAKIRQVLYEQPEVFDPRKYLGPAREALKNLIIHKNKNVLGSAGKAE, from the coding sequence ATGGTACATTATAGCGATTTAGGGTTTGTAAATACCAGAGAGATGTTTAGAAAGGCTATGGAAGGGGGCTATGCAATTCCTGCTTATAATTTCAATAATATGGAACAATTACAGGCTGTAATTACGGGTTGTGCGGAGAGTAAATCTCCAGTTATATTGCAAGTATCCAAGGGAGCAAGGAATTATGCTAATCCCACATTATTGAGGTATATGGCAGAGGGTGCTATTCGTATGCTGAGAGATGATCTGGGGAGTAATGTACCGGTTGCTTTACATCTTGACCATGGGGATTCGTTTGAATTATGTAAGTCAGTTATAGAAATGGGTTTTTCATCAGTGATGATTGATGGGTCACATCTTCCCTATGAGGAAAATATTAAGATAACGAAACAGGTTGTGGATTTTGCTCATCAATATGATGTAACTGTTGAGGGTGAGCTTGGAGTACTTGCCGGGATAGAAGAACATGTTTCTGCTGAAAAATCACATTATACAAATCCGGATGATGTTGAGGATTTTGTTTCAAGAACTGGAGTTGATAGTCTTGCAATTTCGATAGGGACATCCCACGGTGCGTATAAATTTAAAGTAAAGCCTGGAGAAACCCCACCGCCGTTGAGATTTGATATACTTGAAGAAATTGAAAAAAGAATACCTGGTTTCCCAATTGTCTTACATGGTGCTTCGTCAGTGCCGCAGGAATTTGTGGAATTGTGTAATAAGTATGGTGGGAAATTAGAAGGTGCAGTTGGTGTACCCGAGGATCAATTGAGAAGGGCTGCGAAATCTGCTGTATGTAAGATAAATATTGATACGGATGGTAGGCTTGTAGTTACTGCAAAGATTAGACAGGTACTGTATGAACAACCAGAAGTTTTTGACCCCAGAAAATATTTAGGTCCAGCAAGAGAGGCATTGAAAAATTTAATTATACATAAAAACAAGAATGTTCTCGGCAGTGCTGGAAAAGCTGAATAA
- a CDS encoding DUF1015 domain-containing protein — protein MIIKLFCGFRPKKEYVKNVTTPPYDVVSRDDVRKALSMNELSFFKVTRADGLFDDSFNEYDSIIYKKARENWQWFLRKKIFILDNAPHFYVLSQKFNKKERIGLYAIVSMEDYESGRIKKHELTREEKLIDRTKHIEVVKAQTGPVMLFFKDDRNFKGLIGSVLMEKPVFEFSDENGVLNKLWAVNRKDLILNIEDFFKEIDFLYIADGHHRAEAAYNIFKNSKDKSFSNLNSWLLSVIFPHDQLLILSYNRIIKGVEHFLLDDFIDYISKIFYVKQVKDLIPNRKGDIRFYCDGKCFSIRLRSKKNDDIAKNLDVNILHEFILKPYFNIHNPSQSDRIEYIGGFDSVEQIKKKVDMGNAITGFSLYPVDIEDIINISNDNKIMPPKSTWFEPKLRDGIVVYSLENKNLLEKV, from the coding sequence ATGATAATCAAACTCTTTTGTGGATTCAGGCCAAAGAAAGAATATGTAAAAAATGTAACTACCCCCCCGTATGATGTTGTGTCGCGGGATGATGTTAGGAAAGCATTGTCAATGAATGAGTTGTCATTTTTTAAAGTTACAAGGGCGGATGGGCTATTTGATGATAGTTTTAATGAGTATGATAGTATTATTTATAAAAAAGCAAGGGAAAACTGGCAGTGGTTTTTAAGGAAGAAAATATTCATTTTAGACAATGCCCCTCATTTTTATGTTCTATCACAAAAGTTTAATAAAAAGGAAAGGATAGGTCTGTATGCAATAGTATCAATGGAGGATTATGAAAGTGGTCGGATTAAAAAGCATGAATTAACAAGAGAAGAAAAGTTGATAGATAGAACAAAACATATTGAAGTTGTTAAAGCACAAACTGGACCAGTTATGTTATTTTTTAAAGATGATCGCAATTTTAAGGGATTAATTGGTTCGGTTTTAATGGAGAAACCTGTTTTTGAATTTTCAGACGAAAATGGTGTTCTCAATAAATTGTGGGCGGTTAATAGGAAAGATTTAATTCTTAATATAGAAGATTTTTTTAAAGAGATAGATTTTCTTTATATAGCTGATGGACACCATAGAGCAGAAGCGGCATATAATATTTTCAAAAATTCAAAAGATAAATCTTTTTCTAATCTTAATAGCTGGCTTTTGTCTGTTATATTTCCTCATGATCAGTTACTCATACTTTCATATAATAGGATTATAAAAGGAGTTGAGCACTTTTTACTGGATGATTTTATTGATTATATCTCAAAAATATTTTATGTAAAACAGGTAAAAGATTTAATACCTAATAGAAAAGGGGATATTAGATTTTATTGTGATGGAAAGTGTTTTTCAATAAGATTAAGATCTAAGAAAAATGATGACATTGCTAAAAATCTTGATGTAAATATTCTACACGAATTTATTCTAAAACCTTATTTTAATATTCATAATCCGAGTCAAAGTGATAGGATTGAATATATTGGTGGTTTTGATTCAGTTGAACAGATAAAGAAAAAAGTGGATATGGGGAATGCGATAACTGGATTTTCATTATACCCTGTTGATATAGAAGATATTATTAATATTTCTAATGATAATAAAATAATGCCACCAAAGTCAACATGGTTTGAACCTAAGTTAAGAGATGGAATAGTTGTATATTCACTAGAGAATAAAAACTTGTTAGAAAAAGTCTAA
- a CDS encoding S9 family peptidase yields MLPFCRKECNPPVADKIPHYDTIFNDIRVDNYYWLRERSSQRVIDYLNDENRYTDWVMKDTRRLQKKLFKELKKYLKEDKQSVPSKNGDYYYYIKYEKGKQYPIYCRKRGSIDAEEQVYLDVNKLAKGKKYCRVASVTLSPDQRYIAFLIDTTGREMYYLRLKDIGSNRFLRESIPNVYYGVAWGSDGKTLFYTTLDSTLRPYRVYRHIVGDDFKNDNLIYQENDGKFYVSVRRSRSGEYIFIELNSQVTSEVYFLKANSTTNNLKLIKKREYGIEYYISHNGDYFYITTNKNAMNFKVVKAPVNDPSEKNWTDFIKHDSLKMIYNVYPFRNFLVIDYREDGLRKLKVMNLVSGSEYNIPSNEEVYTMSFGENYEYNTPMLRYIYNSLITPRAVYDFNTETGEAILRKVDEIPGYDSRNYKTERIWVKARDGVRIPVSLLYKKSYKKDGNHSCYLYGYGSYGSVIDPRFSSNRLPLLDRGFLYAIAHIRGGGALGRSWYLKGKLLKKKNTFYDFIDVAEYLINNNYTSKDKLVISGGSAGGLLMGAVVNFRPDLFKVVIAKVPFVDVLNTMLDQTIPLTVIEYDEWGSPNEEPYYWYIKSYSPYDNVTNQEYPNILVTAGLYDPRVQYWEPAKWVAKLRAMKKDNNLLLLKTNMNAGHFGHSGRYDYLKDIAFEYAFIFKILNIK; encoded by the coding sequence AAAGCTGTTTAAGGAACTTAAAAAATACTTGAAAGAAGATAAGCAATCTGTTCCCTCTAAAAATGGAGACTACTACTATTACATTAAATATGAGAAAGGTAAACAATATCCTATCTATTGTCGTAAAAGGGGATCGATTGATGCTGAAGAGCAAGTCTATCTTGATGTAAATAAATTGGCCAAAGGTAAAAAATATTGCAGAGTTGCTTCTGTGACATTAAGCCCCGACCAGAGATATATAGCATTTCTAATTGATACAACAGGCAGAGAAATGTATTACTTGAGGTTAAAAGATATTGGAAGTAATAGATTTTTGAGAGAAAGCATACCGAACGTTTACTATGGTGTTGCGTGGGGAAGTGATGGTAAGACCCTATTTTATACGACACTCGATTCAACCTTGAGACCCTACAGGGTATACAGGCATATTGTCGGAGATGATTTTAAAAATGACAATCTCATTTATCAGGAAAATGATGGTAAATTCTATGTATCTGTGCGTAGATCAAGAAGCGGTGAGTATATTTTTATTGAACTGAATAGCCAGGTTACATCTGAAGTCTATTTTTTGAAAGCCAATAGTACCACTAATAATTTGAAGTTAATAAAAAAGAGGGAATATGGAATAGAGTATTATATATCTCATAACGGAGATTATTTCTACATCACAACCAATAAAAACGCTATGAATTTCAAGGTTGTAAAAGCACCTGTTAATGATCCTTCTGAAAAAAACTGGACAGATTTTATAAAACATGATTCACTGAAGATGATATATAATGTGTATCCTTTTAGAAATTTCCTTGTGATAGATTATAGAGAAGATGGTCTTAGAAAGTTGAAAGTAATGAATCTAGTAAGTGGAAGTGAATATAACATACCATCAAATGAAGAAGTTTACACTATGAGTTTTGGTGAAAACTATGAGTATAATACACCTATGTTAAGATATATTTATAATTCTTTGATAACTCCCCGCGCTGTATATGATTTTAATACAGAAACTGGCGAGGCTATCCTCAGGAAAGTTGATGAAATACCAGGTTATGATTCAAGGAATTATAAAACGGAACGAATATGGGTAAAGGCAAGGGATGGTGTAAGAATACCTGTTTCCCTTTTGTATAAAAAAAGTTATAAGAAAGATGGTAATCATTCGTGTTACCTTTACGGTTATGGATCCTATGGTTCGGTTATAGATCCGAGATTTAGTTCTAACAGGCTTCCTTTACTTGATAGGGGATTTCTTTATGCAATCGCCCACATTAGAGGAGGAGGTGCACTCGGTAGAAGCTGGTATCTTAAAGGTAAATTATTAAAGAAAAAGAACACCTTCTATGATTTCATAGATGTTGCCGAGTACTTAATTAACAACAATTATACATCAAAGGATAAATTGGTTATATCTGGAGGAAGTGCTGGTGGTTTACTTATGGGTGCTGTGGTTAATTTTCGACCCGATTTATTTAAGGTGGTAATTGCAAAGGTACCTTTTGTGGATGTATTAAATACAATGTTAGATCAAACTATCCCTCTTACAGTTATTGAATATGATGAGTGGGGCAGTCCCAACGAAGAGCCATATTACTGGTATATCAAATCCTATTCTCCATATGATAATGTAACTAATCAGGAGTATCCTAATATCCTCGTTACTGCCGGATTGTATGATCCAAGGGTGCAATACTGGGAACCAGCTAAATGGGTGGCGAAATTGCGTGCGATGAAAAAAGATAATAATCTACTTTTATTAAAAACTAATATGAACGCAGGACATTTCGGTCATTCAGGAAGATATGATTATTTGAAAGATATTGCCTTTGAATATGCTTTTATATTCAAAATCTTGAATATAAAATAA